The following proteins come from a genomic window of Triticum aestivum cultivar Chinese Spring chromosome 6A, IWGSC CS RefSeq v2.1, whole genome shotgun sequence:
- the LOC123128845 gene encoding putative FBD-associated F-box protein At5g56820, with the protein MHTVASGSGEDPFRVLPDELLRHVLSFLPADDALQTCVLDTRWHDLWRRATSLILFFDKRSSACSCERFEQLAKLVTNLSGHSPLVKCEINVYPGDPPEAFTNTTKLLIDYVLACQTEELTLSPVDVEDIDGLDPPIFDVPLISQHLKTIDLHWVCLEFPGLDFSGCPVLEDLKLRHCNVYVQKISSKSLKRLCITDFCVVPLDFRIRICAPDLVSLQVDDFDGVTPFLEDMPSLVTAYVGLDRACHDWCEDMRLKGCGLYDCGCHTYPEEGGVLLNGLSNAVNLELIAVRQVFIYTWDLEWCPTFFNLKTLLLNEWFTAIDLVCILQHSPLLEMLTLQLGGIKSLTRARGAQKPIEQSFMCAHLKIVNIECDEVDEDIRKILKILWACGILRDRISIKAPSSPSYFFSFQKDPQAVIPL; encoded by the exons ATGCATACGGTTGCTTCTGGCAGCGGCGAGGATCCCTTCCGTGTCCTGCCCGACGAGCTCCTCCGGCATGTCCTGTCCTTTCTGCCAGCGGACGATGCCCTGCAGACCTGCGTGCTCGACACCCGGTGGCATGACCTTTGGAGACGCGCGACCAGCCTGATCCTCTTCTTTGACAAGAGGTCAAGTGCCTGTAGCTGCGAGCGTTTCGAACAGCTAGCGAAGCTGGTCACCAACCTCAGCGGGCACTCGCCTCTCGTCAAGTGTGAGATCAATGTCTATCCTGGTGATCCACCGGAAGCGTTCACAAACACCACCAAGCTGTTGATTGATTATGTCCTAGCGTGCCAGACCGAGGAGCTCACACTCAGCCCCGTTGACGTCGAGGACATTGATGGCCTTGACCCACCAATATTCGATGTGCCTCTCATTTCCCAGCACCTGAAGACCATAGACCTTCACTGGGTTTGCCTAGAATTCCCTGGTTTGGACTTCAGCGGCTGCCCGGTATTAGAGGATCTCAAGCTGCGGCATTGCAACGTTTATGTGCAGAAGATATCATCCAAGTCACTCAAGCGTCTCTGCATCACTGATTTCTGCGTGGTCCCTTTGGATTTCCGCATTCGGATTTGTGCACCGGATCTTGTCTCACTGCAAGTTGATGATTTTGATGGCGTGACCCCTTTCCTTGAGGACATGCCATCTCTAGTAACAGCCTATGTTGGGCTTGACCGTGCATGTCACGATTGGTGTGAAGATATGCGCCTGAAGGGTTGTGGTTTGTATGACTGTGGTTGTCATACTTATCCCGAAGAGGGGGGTGTGCTTCTCAATGGTCTGTCCAATGCTGTCAATTTGGAGTTGATAGCTGTACGTCAAGTG TTTATCTATACATGGGATTTGGAATGGTGCCCAACATTTTTCAACTTAAAGACTTTGTTACTCAATGAATGGTTCACAGCTATTGACCTAGTTTGCATTCTCCAACACTCTCCACTTCTTGAGATGCTCACTCTTCAGCTTGGTGGTATAAAG AGCCTCACTAGAGCAAGAGGGGCCCAAAAACCAATAGAACAATCATTCATGTGTGCGCACCTCAAGATTGTCAACATCGAATGTGATGAGGTTGATGAGGACATTCGCAAAATTTTGAAGATCTTATGGGCATGTGGCATACTCCGTGATCGCATTAGCATAAAGGCTCCATCCTCACCCTCATACT TTTTCAGTTTCCAGAAGGACCCGCAGGCAGTGATTCCTTTGTAG
- the LOC123128844 gene encoding formamidase-like — protein sequence MAPLTPRLVVPIDVKKKPWEQEVPLHNRWHPEIPPVADVTQGELFRVEMVDCTGGQVKDDDSADDIKSLDFAAPHYLSGPLRVVDAEGVPASPGDLLAVEICNLGPLPGDEWGYTGTFDREHGGGFLTDHFPSARKAIWYFEGIYAHSPQIPGVRFPGLTHPGIVGTAPSAELLNIWNQRERELVEAGHESLKLCQVLHQRPLASLPTSHNCLLGKTQEGTAEWEKIANEAARTIPGRENGGNCDIKNLGRGSKVYLPVFVEGANLSTGDMHFSQGDGEVSFCGAIEMSGFLELKCEIIRGGMKEYLTPVGPSPLHVNPIFEIGPVEPHFSEWLVFEGISVDESGKQHFLDASVAYKRAVLNAIEYLSRFGYSKEQVYILLSCCPCEGRISGIVDAPNAVATLAIPTVIFDQDIKPKRLGNGPKLRRFPDVLR from the exons ATGGCTCCTCTCACTCCGAGGCTTGTAGTGCCCATAGATGTAAAGAAGAAGCCATGGGAGCAGGAGGTTCCTCTCCACAACCGCTGGCACCCGGAGATCCCTCCGGTCGCCGATGTGACTCAAGGGGAATTATTCCGTGTTGAGATGGTCGATTGCACCGGAGGGCAAGTTAAAGATGATGACTCGGCGGACGATATCAAATCTCTGGATTTTGCAGCT CCTCACTATCTCAGCGGCCCCCTTAGAGTGGTCGATGCCGAAGGGGTTCCAGCTTCACCGGGTGATCTTCTTGCCGTGGAGATCTGCAACCTCGGCCCGCTTCCTGGTGACGAGTGGGGTTATACTGGAACATTTGACAGGGAGCATGGAGGTGGGTTCTTAACTGACCACTTCCCGAGTGCAAGGAAAGCCATTTGGTATTTCGAAGGAATTTACGCGCACTCCCCTCAGATACCAG GTGTTCGATTTCCGGGGTTAACTCATCCTGGTATAGTGGGAACTGCACCGTCAGCTGAGCTTCTCAATATATGGAACCAAAGGGAAAGAGAATTGGTCGAGGCGGGTCATGAGTCTCTGAAATTGTGTCAAGTTCTACACCAGAGACCCCTTGCTAGCTTACCAACCTCCCACAACTGCTTACTTGGGAAG ACCCAGGAAGGGACTGCTGAATGGGAAAAAATTGCAAATGAAGCAGCAAGAACAATTCCTGGAAGAGAGAATGGTGGAAACTGTGACATAAAGAATCTAGGCAGAGGTTCCAAGGTTTATCTACCGGTATTTGTTGAAGGAGCAAATTTGAGTACTGGTGATATGCACTTCTCCCAAGGAGACGGTGAAGTTTCATTTTGCGGAGCAATAGAAATGAGTGGATTCCTTGAGCTAAA GTGTGAGATCATAAGAGGTGGCATGAAGGAATACCTGACTCCTGTTGGTCCATCACCACTTCATGTAAATCCTATCTTTGAGATAGGTCCGGTGGAGCCGCATTTCTCGGAATGGTTAGTCTTCGAGGGCATCAGCGTGGATGAGTCAGGGAAACAACATTTCCTTGATGCATCAGTTGCCTACAAGCGTGCAGTTCTCAACGCCATTGAGTACCTTTCTAGATTTGGGTACTCCAAGGAGCAG GTCTATATTTTACTGTCATGCTGTCCATGTGAAGGTAGGATATCTGGAATAGTAGACGCCCCTAATGCAGTGGCGACACTTGCCATCCCTACAGTGATATTCGACCAG